The sequence below is a genomic window from Polaribacter vadi.
AGAAAATTCTACGATTGAAAGAGTAAAAACGATGCGTGCTTATGGTGCAAAAGTAATTCTTACATCGAAAGAATTAGGGATGGAAGGTTCTAGAGATCATGCTTTAAAACTAAAATATAAAAAAGGATATTACAGATTAAATCAATTTGATAATACAGACAATTCTAAAGCACATTATAAAGGAACTGGGCCAGAAATTTGGAGAGATACAGAAGGTGAAATAACACATTTTGTATGTACAATGGGTACAACAGGTACAATTATGGGTGTTTCTGATTACTTAAAAGAGCAGAATAAAAATATTACCATTATTGGAGTTCAGCCAAAAGAAGGAGCAAAAATTCCTGGAATAAGAAACTGGCCAGAAGAATATTTACCAGCTATTTTTAATAGAAAAAAAGTTGATGAGGTAATAGAAGTAGATGAAGAAGAAGCAAAAGCAATGACGCAAAGATTGGCTGAAGAAGAAGGCATTTTTGCAGGAATGAGTAGTGGAGGTTCTGTAGCAAGTGCTATAAAAGTGGCAGAGAAATTAGATAAAGGTGTTGTGGTTGCTATTATTTGTGATAGAGGAGACCGTTATTTATCATCAACATTATTTGAAAAAGAGTAATTTAATATAAAATTTTCAAGATTTTAAGTTCGTAATATGCTTTAATTTTATCTAAAAATTTTAGTGTAATAATTCTACAAATAAAAATATAA
It includes:
- the cysM gene encoding cysteine synthase CysM produces the protein MKTKSIIDFVGNTPLVEAQNIFKKEGVTLLLKLEGNNPGGSVKDRAAYNMISEALKRKNIKKGDTLVEATSGNTGIALALMAKVLGVHMVLVMPENSTIERVKTMRAYGAKVILTSKELGMEGSRDHALKLKYKKGYYRLNQFDNTDNSKAHYKGTGPEIWRDTEGEITHFVCTMGTTGTIMGVSDYLKEQNKNITIIGVQPKEGAKIPGIRNWPEEYLPAIFNRKKVDEVIEVDEEEAKAMTQRLAEEEGIFAGMSSGGSVASAIKVAEKLDKGVVVAIICDRGDRYLSSTLFEKE